One Sporichthyaceae bacterium genomic region harbors:
- the cobO gene encoding cob(I)yrinic acid a,c-diamide adenosyltransferase: MPQGTPVVIPDDGLTTRQRREQPLLIVHTGENKGKSTAAFGLALRAWNAGWSIGVFQFVKSARWKVGEEGALTALGRLHEQTGEGGPVQWHKMGAGWSWSRREGSEADHAADAAEGWAEIKRRLAAQAHELYVLDEFTYPMKWGWVDVADVVATLRDRPGRQHVVITGRNAHPDLVNAADLVTEMTKVKHPMDVGRKGQRGIEW, translated from the coding sequence ATGCCACAGGGCACCCCGGTGGTCATCCCCGACGACGGTCTGACGACCCGTCAGCGGCGCGAGCAGCCCTTGTTGATCGTGCACACCGGGGAGAACAAGGGGAAATCCACCGCCGCGTTCGGCTTGGCGCTGCGCGCCTGGAACGCCGGCTGGTCGATCGGCGTTTTCCAGTTCGTGAAGAGCGCCCGCTGGAAGGTCGGCGAGGAGGGTGCACTCACCGCGCTGGGCCGGCTGCACGAGCAGACCGGCGAGGGCGGTCCGGTCCAGTGGCACAAGATGGGCGCCGGATGGTCCTGGTCGCGCCGCGAGGGCAGCGAGGCCGACCACGCCGCGGACGCCGCCGAGGGCTGGGCGGAGATCAAACGGCGGCTGGCCGCGCAGGCGCACGAACTGTACGTGCTCGATGAGTTCACCTATCCGATGAAGTGGGGTTGGGTGGACGTGGCGGACGTGGTCGCGACCCTGCGCGACCGGCCGGGCCGCCAACACGTGGTGATCACCGGGCGCAACGCGCACCCGGACCTGGTCAACGCGGCCGACCTGGTCACCGAGATGACGAAGGTGAAGCACCCGATGGACGTCGGGCGCAAGGGCCAGCGAGGCATCGAATGGTGA
- a CDS encoding Rrf2 family transcriptional regulator, translating to MKISAKVDYAVRALIEIAASPGGPRSAEAISAAQDIPRDFLLSVLADLRRAGILASQRGQAGGWVLLTDPGAVSIADVIRAVDGPLVRVHGLPPEDVSYTGSAESLQQVWIAVRVGLRQVLEQITIAHLVAKTLPDTATELTRDAGAWHRR from the coding sequence GTGAAGATCTCGGCGAAGGTGGACTACGCCGTGCGCGCCCTGATCGAGATCGCGGCGTCCCCCGGCGGCCCGCGCTCGGCCGAGGCCATTTCCGCCGCGCAGGACATCCCGCGCGACTTCCTGCTCTCCGTGCTCGCCGATCTGCGCCGGGCCGGGATCCTGGCCAGCCAACGCGGGCAGGCCGGTGGCTGGGTGCTGCTCACCGACCCCGGCGCGGTCTCAATTGCCGACGTGATCCGGGCGGTGGACGGCCCGCTGGTGCGGGTGCACGGCCTGCCGCCGGAGGACGTCAGCTACACCGGCTCGGCGGAGTCCCTGCAGCAGGTCTGGATCGCGGTGCGGGTGGGCCTGCGCCAGGTGCTGGAGCAGATCACCATCGCGCACCTGGTGGCCAAGACGCTGCCGGATACCGCCACCGAGCTGACCCGCGACGCGGGAGCGTGGCATCGCCGCTGA
- a CDS encoding cobalamin biosynthesis protein: MTRGSKARALGLAVGCLLDAVFADPRRGHPVAGFGRLAGGLERRCRRDSRAAGLGYTSLAVAGPVVLGIAVERVTAGRPLARMAGTALATWTVLGGTSLARQGVAMAAALDRDDLPAARARLSHLCARNPDGLGAPELARATVESVAENTGDAVVAPLCWGALAGVPGLLGYRAVNTLDAMVGYRDERYRRFGTAAARLDDVANLLPARLTGLLTVALAPGVGGAPAATVAVLRADRGAHPSPNAGWCEAAAAGALGVRLGGSNSYPGYVEDRPLLNASGRAPQPADIGRAVRLSRLVGAAAAGLAVVAAGARA, from the coding sequence GTGACGCGGGGGAGTAAGGCGCGTGCGCTGGGGTTGGCCGTCGGTTGCCTGCTCGACGCGGTGTTCGCCGACCCGCGGCGCGGGCACCCGGTGGCCGGATTCGGTCGGCTGGCGGGCGGGCTGGAGCGTCGCTGTCGGCGGGACTCCCGGGCCGCCGGACTCGGCTACACCTCGCTGGCCGTGGCCGGACCGGTGGTGCTCGGGATCGCGGTGGAACGGGTGACCGCGGGCCGACCGCTGGCCCGGATGGCCGGCACCGCGCTGGCCACCTGGACGGTGCTGGGCGGGACCTCGCTGGCCCGGCAGGGCGTCGCGATGGCCGCGGCCCTGGACCGCGACGACCTGCCCGCCGCTCGGGCCCGGCTCTCGCATCTGTGCGCCCGCAACCCGGACGGGCTGGGCGCACCCGAGCTCGCCCGGGCCACCGTGGAGTCGGTGGCGGAGAACACCGGCGACGCGGTGGTCGCGCCGTTGTGCTGGGGCGCGTTGGCCGGGGTGCCTGGCCTGCTGGGCTATCGAGCGGTGAACACCTTGGACGCCATGGTCGGCTACCGCGACGAGCGCTATCGCCGGTTCGGCACCGCGGCCGCCCGGCTGGACGACGTCGCGAACCTGCTGCCCGCTCGACTTACCGGCCTGCTGACCGTCGCTCTCGCGCCGGGGGTTGGCGGTGCCCCGGCAGCGACGGTGGCAGTACTGCGGGCCGACCGCGGCGCCCACCCCAGCCCGAACGCCGGCTGGTGCGAGGCAGCAGCGGCGGGCGCGCTGGGTGTGCGGTTGGGCGGCAGCAACAGCTATCCCGGCTACGTCGAGGACCGCCCGCTGCTCAACGCATCCGGACGGGCGCCGCAGCCCGCCGACATCGGTCGGGCGGTGCGGCTGTCCCGGCTGGTCGGGGCCGCCGCCGCGGGCCTGGCCGTAGTGGCTGCCGGAGCGCGGGCATGA
- a CDS encoding putative cobaltochelatase: MGVEISPARVATSGFPFSAVVGMDDLKLALALNAVAPGIGGVLVRGEKGTAKSTAVRALAALLPTVAVVADCRFACDPDTPDPTCPDGPHPAVADAVERRARLVELPVGAAEDRVVGALDLERALAAGESAFSPGLLADAHRGVLYVDEVNLLHDHLVDVLLDAAAMGRAHVEREGVSVSHAARFLLVGTMNPEEGELRPQLLDRFGLTVQVAASRDPAVRAEVVRRGLAAEADPAGFAAAWAAEDAAFAARIERARALVGAVELPDEELERIARVCAAFDVDGMRADLVTARAARAHAAWHGRAAVTVDDVRAAAALALPHRRRRDPFDAPGVDSERLDEALGDPPPPDPDPDGGGAPPPPADGADGAGPGEQTGSSGPAPEDVAPVGAPFRPRLLATRRGTPGPPGRRSPGPTTLGRTVGDRRPVGPVDAAGLHLAATVRAAALHQRERGRAAGTPLRLRAGDLREARREGRVGNLVLFCVDASGSMGARARMSAVKAAVLSLLLDAYQRRDKVGLVTFRGTGATVTLPPTSSVEAGAARLRSLPSGGRTPLAAGLLTARQVLEVERRRDPSRAPLLVLLSDGRGNVGPDPVRAAQRAAAGLAIDDVAAVVVDCESGPVRLGLAAAIATELDATLVRLDELAADGLRSLVADLRGDRRGVVA, encoded by the coding sequence TTGGGTGTTGAGATCTCCCCGGCGCGGGTGGCGACCAGCGGGTTCCCGTTCTCCGCGGTGGTCGGCATGGACGACCTCAAGCTCGCGCTGGCCCTGAACGCGGTGGCGCCGGGCATCGGCGGGGTGTTGGTCCGCGGGGAGAAGGGCACCGCGAAATCCACCGCGGTCCGGGCGCTGGCCGCGCTGCTGCCGACGGTGGCGGTGGTGGCCGACTGCCGCTTCGCCTGTGACCCCGACACCCCCGATCCGACCTGCCCCGACGGCCCGCACCCGGCCGTCGCGGACGCCGTCGAGCGCCGCGCCCGGTTGGTGGAGCTGCCGGTGGGCGCCGCCGAGGACCGGGTCGTCGGCGCGCTTGACCTGGAGCGCGCGCTGGCCGCGGGGGAGAGCGCGTTCTCGCCGGGCCTGTTGGCCGACGCGCACCGCGGCGTGCTCTACGTCGACGAGGTGAACCTGCTGCACGACCACCTGGTGGACGTGTTGCTGGACGCCGCCGCGATGGGCCGCGCGCACGTGGAGCGTGAGGGCGTGTCCGTCTCGCACGCCGCGCGTTTCCTCTTGGTGGGGACCATGAACCCGGAGGAGGGGGAGCTGCGCCCGCAACTGCTCGACCGTTTCGGGTTGACCGTGCAGGTCGCGGCCAGCCGGGACCCGGCCGTGCGCGCCGAGGTGGTTCGTCGCGGGTTGGCCGCCGAGGCCGACCCGGCGGGTTTCGCCGCCGCCTGGGCCGCTGAGGACGCCGCGTTCGCGGCACGCATCGAGCGGGCCCGGGCGCTGGTGGGCGCGGTCGAGTTGCCCGATGAGGAGCTGGAGCGCATTGCCCGGGTGTGCGCGGCGTTCGACGTGGACGGCATGCGGGCCGACCTGGTCACCGCCCGGGCGGCGCGGGCGCACGCCGCCTGGCACGGCCGCGCCGCGGTGACCGTGGACGATGTACGGGCCGCCGCGGCGCTGGCGTTGCCGCACCGGCGTCGCCGCGACCCGTTCGACGCCCCCGGTGTGGACTCCGAGCGCCTGGACGAGGCGCTGGGCGATCCGCCACCCCCGGATCCGGATCCCGACGGCGGCGGTGCCCCCCCGCCGCCCGCGGACGGCGCCGATGGCGCGGGTCCCGGCGAGCAGACGGGCAGCTCCGGCCCGGCGCCGGAGGACGTGGCGCCGGTCGGGGCGCCGTTCCGCCCGCGGCTGCTGGCCACCCGGCGCGGCACGCCGGGTCCGCCCGGCCGTCGTTCGCCGGGTCCGACCACGCTCGGGCGCACCGTCGGAGATCGGCGACCGGTCGGCCCGGTGGATGCGGCCGGGTTGCATCTGGCCGCCACCGTGCGGGCTGCGGCCCTGCACCAACGTGAACGTGGCCGGGCGGCGGGCACCCCACTGCGGTTGCGCGCCGGCGATCTGCGCGAGGCCCGCCGCGAGGGTCGGGTGGGCAACCTGGTGCTGTTCTGCGTGGACGCGTCGGGGTCGATGGGCGCGCGGGCCCGGATGTCCGCGGTGAAGGCTGCGGTGCTCTCCCTGCTGCTGGACGCCTACCAGCGCCGGGACAAGGTCGGGCTGGTCACCTTCCGCGGTACCGGCGCCACCGTCACCCTGCCGCCCACCTCGTCGGTGGAGGCCGGTGCGGCGCGGCTGCGCTCGCTGCCCTCGGGTGGGCGAACCCCCTTGGCCGCCGGGCTGCTGACGGCTCGTCAGGTGCTCGAGGTGGAACGTCGCCGGGACCCGTCGCGGGCGCCGCTGCTGGTGCTGCTCTCCGACGGGCGGGGCAACGTCGGCCCGGACCCGGTGCGCGCCGCGCAGCGAGCCGCCGCGGGGTTGGCGATCGACGACGTGGCCGCGGTGGTGGTGGACTGCGAGTCCGGACCGGTGCGACTCGGCCTGGCCGCTGCGATCGCCACCGAACTCGACGCCACCCTGGTGCGCCTGGACGAGCTGGCCGCCGACGGCCTGCGGAGCCTGGTCGCGGACCTGCGTGGAGATCGTCGAGGGGTGGTGGCCTGA
- the cobC gene encoding Rv2231c family pyridoxal phosphate-dependent protein CobC, translating into MRDATPSSPTVRRGPADPAGLNLRHHGDDELAPGLVDLAVNVRPGGPPPWLRRVLADTLTGLSEYPRPHAAREAVAARHHRRPTDVLITAGAAEAFTLIARAFRFRHPVVIHPQFTEPELVLRTAGHPVDRVLLSAVDGFALPDGALPPTADLVVVGNPTNPTSTLHAARALAALARPGRLLLVDEAFMDVVPGETESLAGAAEIPGLIVVRSLTKMWGLAGLRVGYLLAAPEIITALAAVQPHWSVSTPALAAAVACSSPAAVAEAQVAAARVTVDRAYLLECLAAFDGVEVIGLPSAPFVLLRVRDGDTIRRRLRDCGFAVRRGDSFPGLGPDWLRLAVRDPHTTDAFCAALATVQLEAMVSGGPA; encoded by the coding sequence ATGAGGGATGCGACGCCGTCCTCGCCGACCGTGCGTCGCGGTCCGGCGGACCCGGCCGGTCTGAACCTGCGTCACCACGGTGACGACGAGCTCGCGCCGGGACTGGTGGATCTGGCGGTCAATGTGCGACCCGGTGGGCCGCCGCCCTGGCTGCGTCGGGTGCTCGCGGACACCCTCACCGGGTTGTCCGAATATCCGCGGCCACATGCCGCGCGGGAGGCGGTCGCCGCCCGGCACCACCGCCGCCCGACCGACGTGTTGATCACCGCGGGTGCCGCGGAGGCCTTCACCTTGATCGCGCGGGCATTCCGGTTCCGCCACCCGGTGGTGATCCACCCCCAGTTCACCGAGCCGGAGCTGGTGCTGCGCACCGCCGGGCATCCGGTGGACCGGGTCCTGCTCTCGGCCGTGGACGGGTTCGCGTTGCCGGATGGCGCGCTGCCGCCCACCGCCGACCTGGTGGTGGTGGGCAATCCCACCAATCCCACCTCGACATTGCACGCGGCCCGTGCCCTGGCCGCCCTGGCCCGGCCGGGTCGGCTGCTGCTGGTCGACGAGGCGTTCATGGACGTCGTACCCGGCGAGACGGAATCTTTGGCCGGTGCCGCGGAGATCCCCGGCCTGATCGTGGTGCGCAGCCTGACCAAGATGTGGGGCCTGGCCGGGTTGCGGGTCGGCTACCTGCTGGCCGCGCCGGAGATCATCACCGCGCTGGCCGCGGTGCAGCCGCACTGGTCGGTGAGCACCCCGGCGTTGGCCGCGGCGGTGGCCTGCAGTTCGCCGGCCGCGGTCGCCGAGGCGCAGGTTGCGGCCGCCCGGGTCACTGTGGACCGCGCCTATCTGCTCGAGTGCCTGGCCGCGTTCGACGGCGTCGAGGTAATCGGGCTGCCCTCCGCGCCGTTTGTGCTGCTCCGGGTGCGCGACGGTGACACTATCCGGCGCCGACTGCGCGATTGCGGCTTCGCCGTCCGCCGCGGCGATTCCTTCCCCGGTCTCGGTCCGGACTGGCTGCGGCTGGCGGTGCGCGACCCGCACACCACCGACGCCTTCTGCGCCGCCCTGGCCACGGTGCAACTGGAGGCGATGGTCTCCGGGGGCCCCGCATGA
- a CDS encoding cobyrinate a,c-diamide synthase → MTILVPAPGGAPRVVVAAPASGQGKTTVATGLVAAIRARGFAVSAHKVGPDYIDPGYLGLAAGRPARNLDAWLTSERAIPALFLHGSATAQVAVIEGVMGLFDGVGGGAAGVDDFASTAHVARLLNAPVLLVVDAASQSRSVAALVHGFASYDPRVRIGGVVLNRVASDRHEHLLRDALASLKMPVLGVLRRDDRVAVPSRHLGLVPVAERSADAEAAVAAAGEVVARGVDIDAVLALAAGAPRLSARPWDPHLEVGPLPRGYHSARPRIAVAGGPAFTFSYHEHVELLAAAGAEVVTFDPCRDEALPPGTVGVVIGGGFPEMYAKALSDNEKLRQDIADLAASGGVVLAECAGLLYLAESLDGAPMCGVLDVEAEMTGKLTLGYRRAVAATDSVLCAAGQTLRGHEFHRTRCLPTAGASPAWQLAAADPDVPGAVPAGAEGHVVGNVHASYLHLHWAGRPRIARRIVAAARRVDPAARSRSPQ, encoded by the coding sequence ATGACAATCCTGGTCCCGGCGCCGGGCGGCGCTCCACGGGTGGTGGTGGCCGCGCCCGCCAGTGGGCAGGGCAAGACCACGGTGGCCACCGGTCTGGTCGCCGCGATCCGCGCCCGCGGGTTCGCCGTCTCGGCGCACAAGGTCGGCCCGGATTACATCGACCCCGGTTATCTCGGGCTGGCCGCGGGTCGTCCGGCGCGCAACCTCGACGCCTGGCTGACCAGCGAGCGCGCCATCCCCGCGCTGTTCCTGCACGGCTCGGCCACCGCGCAGGTTGCGGTGATCGAGGGCGTGATGGGGTTGTTCGACGGGGTGGGCGGGGGTGCTGCGGGCGTCGATGACTTTGCCTCGACCGCGCACGTCGCCCGGCTGCTCAACGCCCCGGTGCTGCTGGTCGTGGACGCCGCGTCGCAGTCCCGGTCGGTGGCCGCCCTGGTACACGGGTTCGCCTCCTACGACCCGCGGGTGCGCATCGGCGGTGTGGTGCTCAACCGGGTTGCCTCCGACCGGCACGAGCATCTGCTGCGGGATGCCCTGGCGTCGCTGAAGATGCCGGTGCTCGGCGTGCTGCGCCGCGACGACCGGGTCGCGGTGCCGTCCCGGCACCTGGGCCTGGTGCCGGTGGCCGAGCGTTCGGCCGATGCCGAGGCGGCGGTGGCCGCGGCGGGCGAGGTGGTCGCCCGTGGGGTGGACATCGATGCGGTGTTGGCCCTGGCCGCGGGCGCCCCGCGGTTGTCCGCGCGGCCCTGGGACCCGCACCTGGAGGTCGGCCCGCTGCCCCGCGGGTACCACAGCGCCCGGCCACGCATCGCGGTCGCCGGTGGGCCCGCCTTCACCTTCAGCTATCACGAGCACGTCGAGTTATTGGCCGCGGCCGGCGCCGAGGTGGTCACCTTCGACCCCTGCCGGGACGAGGCGCTGCCGCCCGGCACGGTGGGTGTGGTGATTGGCGGCGGCTTCCCCGAGATGTACGCGAAAGCCCTGTCCGACAACGAAAAACTCCGCCAGGACATCGCGGACCTGGCCGCGTCCGGGGGTGTGGTGCTCGCGGAGTGCGCCGGGCTGCTCTACCTGGCGGAGAGCCTGGACGGCGCGCCGATGTGCGGTGTGCTCGACGTCGAGGCCGAGATGACCGGGAAACTGACGTTGGGCTACCGCCGCGCCGTGGCGGCCACCGATTCCGTGCTCTGCGCGGCCGGCCAGACGCTGCGCGGCCACGAGTTCCACCGCACCCGGTGTCTGCCCACCGCCGGTGCGTCGCCCGCGTGGCAGTTGGCCGCGGCCGACCCGGATGTGCCGGGCGCGGTACCGGCCGGGGCGGAAGGCCACGTGGTGGGCAATGTGCACGCCTCGTACCTGCACCTGCACTGGGCCGGTCGCCCACGCATCGCGCGGCGCATCGTGGCCGCCGCGCGGCGCGTGGATCCGGCCGCGCGCTCGCGGTCGCCGCAATGA
- a CDS encoding cobyric acid synthase, producing the protein MSGGLLVAGTSSDAGKSVLVAGLCRWLHRRGISVAPFKAQNMSNNSAVTADGGEIGRAQAMQAAAAGIDLETALNPVLLKPNSDRSSQVVLRGKAIGNVTAMTYRELKPQLFDAVQEALAELRARFDVVICEGAGSPAEINLRADDIANMGLARAAGLPTIVVGDIDRGGVLAAMFGTLAVLEPADQALIAGFVVNKFRGDPALLAPGLTGLQQMTGRQVYGVLPWRSDLWMDVEDSLALDARGRPGPAAGGPDELRVAVVRLPRISNLTDADPLAAEPGVCVGWVDDPADLVDADLVILPGSKATVADLTWLHERGLAAAVSAHAAAGRPVLGICGGYQMLARSIIDDVESRAGEVAGLGLLPCTVRFGPDKVVRRVAGRADGHPVAGYEIHHGVVTANPGSADFPGGTRAGPVCGTTWHGLLESDGFRRAFLSEVAALAGRSYRLGAPVAFAAVREARLDALADLVTEHLDTAALDALLARGVPGDLPTLVVRLQE; encoded by the coding sequence ATGAGTGGCGGGTTGCTGGTAGCCGGCACGTCCTCGGACGCCGGTAAGAGCGTGCTGGTCGCCGGGTTGTGCCGGTGGCTGCACCGGCGCGGCATCAGCGTGGCCCCGTTCAAAGCACAGAACATGTCGAACAACTCCGCGGTCACCGCCGACGGCGGGGAGATCGGCCGGGCGCAGGCCATGCAGGCCGCCGCGGCCGGCATCGACCTGGAAACCGCGCTGAACCCGGTACTGCTCAAGCCGAATTCCGACCGCAGCTCGCAGGTGGTGCTGCGCGGAAAAGCCATCGGCAACGTCACCGCGATGACTTATCGCGAGCTCAAACCGCAACTGTTCGACGCGGTGCAGGAGGCGCTGGCGGAGCTGCGCGCCCGGTTCGACGTGGTGATCTGCGAGGGCGCGGGCAGCCCGGCGGAGATCAACCTGCGCGCCGACGACATCGCGAACATGGGCCTGGCCCGCGCGGCCGGCCTGCCCACGATCGTGGTCGGCGACATCGACCGCGGCGGCGTGCTGGCCGCCATGTTCGGCACGCTGGCCGTGCTCGAACCCGCCGACCAGGCACTGATCGCCGGCTTCGTGGTGAACAAGTTCCGCGGCGACCCGGCGCTGCTCGCGCCGGGCCTGACCGGCCTGCAGCAGATGACCGGACGTCAGGTGTACGGCGTGCTTCCCTGGCGGTCGGACCTGTGGATGGACGTGGAGGACTCCCTCGCGCTGGATGCCCGCGGCCGTCCCGGCCCGGCCGCGGGCGGGCCGGATGAGCTGCGGGTGGCGGTGGTGCGGCTGCCCCGCATCTCCAATCTCACCGACGCCGACCCGTTGGCCGCCGAACCGGGTGTGTGCGTCGGTTGGGTCGACGACCCGGCCGATCTGGTGGACGCCGACTTGGTCATCCTGCCGGGGAGCAAGGCCACGGTGGCCGACCTGACCTGGTTGCACGAGCGCGGCCTGGCCGCGGCGGTGAGCGCGCACGCCGCTGCCGGTCGTCCGGTGCTCGGCATCTGCGGTGGCTACCAGATGCTGGCGCGCAGCATCATCGACGACGTGGAGTCCCGCGCCGGCGAGGTCGCCGGCCTGGGGCTGCTGCCGTGCACGGTGCGCTTCGGGCCGGACAAGGTGGTTCGCCGCGTTGCCGGAAGGGCCGACGGTCACCCGGTAGCCGGTTACGAGATCCACCATGGCGTGGTCACCGCGAACCCCGGCAGTGCGGATTTCCCCGGCGGCACCCGCGCCGGCCCGGTCTGCGGCACCACCTGGCACGGCCTGCTGGAGTCCGACGGCTTCCGGCGGGCGTTCCTCTCCGAGGTCGCGGCGCTGGCCGGGCGCTCGTACCGGCTGGGGGCGCCGGTGGCCTTTGCCGCGGTCCGCGAGGCCCGCCTGGATGCCCTGGCCGACCTGGTCACCGAGCACCTGGACACGGCCGCGCTGGACGCGCTGCTGGCCCGCGGTGTGCCGGGCGACCTGCCCACGCTGGTCGTCCGCCTTCAGGAGTAG
- the arfB gene encoding alternative ribosome rescue aminoacyl-tRNA hydrolase ArfB, with amino-acid sequence MAEPILVGSVIIPEADLSWRFSRASGPGGQSVNTTDSRVELVFDLAGSTAFSPTLHRRALARLADRLVDGAVVVVASEHRSQLRNRDTARERLAELLAEATAPPPRPRRPTKPSASAKARRLDEKSRRGQVKRLRRDVDD; translated from the coding sequence ATGGCCGAGCCGATTCTGGTGGGATCCGTGATCATCCCCGAGGCCGACCTGAGTTGGCGATTCTCCCGGGCCTCCGGACCGGGTGGGCAGAGCGTCAACACCACCGACTCCCGGGTGGAGTTGGTCTTCGACCTGGCGGGCAGCACGGCGTTCTCGCCGACGCTGCACCGGCGCGCGCTGGCGCGCCTGGCCGATCGTTTGGTGGACGGCGCCGTGGTGGTGGTCGCCTCCGAGCATCGGTCCCAGTTGCGCAACCGGGACACGGCCCGGGAACGGCTGGCCGAGCTGCTCGCCGAGGCCACCGCGCCGCCGCCGAGGCCACGCCGGCCGACCAAACCCAGCGCCTCGGCCAAGGCACGCCGGCTGGACGAGAAATCACGGCGTGGCCAGGTCAAGCGGCTGCGCCGCGACGTCGACGACTGA